In the Aliarcobacter cryaerophilus genome, one interval contains:
- the secG gene encoding preprotein translocase subunit SecG yields the protein MTSTLLIVQFVLAVLIVIVVLLQKSSSIGLGAYSGSNESLFGAKGPANFLSKATMALGLVFVLNTLFLGYTYNEERNKSAIDSVKIESLIPSSPSTQNSTTPSAPEAPKAPASVPEK from the coding sequence ATGACATCTACACTTTTAATAGTTCAATTTGTTTTAGCAGTGCTTATTGTAATTGTTGTATTACTTCAAAAAAGCTCTAGTATTGGTCTAGGAGCTTATAGCGGAAGTAATGAATCACTTTTTGGTGCAAAAGGACCTGCTAATTTTTTATCAAAAGCTACAATGGCTTTAGGACTTGTTTTCGTATTAAACACTCTTTTTCTAGGATATACATATAATGAAGAGAGAAATAAAAGTGCTATTGACTCTGTAAAAATCGAGTCTTTAATACCATCAAGTCCATCAACTCAAAACTCAACAACACCGTCTGCGCCAGAAGCTCCAAAAGCTCCAGCTTCAGTGCCTGAGAAATAA